The genomic interval CGGATCGCGACGGCCCGGCGGAACGTGACAGGCCGCGAGCCGCGGCAGGAATAGACTGACCCGGCGCGAATTGCGTCGCGATGCAGTTCGGAACCGGTTCAGCGGCCGAGGCGCTCGACGAGCAGTCGCGGCCGGATCTCTCGATCGTCGGAGGAGTTGCCGTGGGGCAGGTGATCGCGCTCGCGAACCAAAAGGGAGGAGTCGCGAAGACGACGACCACGCTGAACCTCGGCGCGGCCCTGGTCGAGCGCGGCAGGCGGGTGCTCTGCGTCGACCTCGATCCGCAGTCGAACCTGACGATGAGCCAGGGAATCGATCCCGACGATCTCGACCGCACGATGTTCGACGTGCTGGTGCACAAGACGCCGATCGAGGACGTCATCCAGCACCGTGAGGTCGATCTGGCAGCCTCCAGCATCGACCTGGCCGGGGCGGAGCTCGCGCTGTCGTCGATGATCGGGCGCGAGCGCGCGTTGCAGAAGGCGCTGCTCCCCGTGCGCGGCCGCTATGACTTCGTCCTGATCGACACGCCGCCGTCGCTCGGGCTGCTGACCATCAATGCGCTGACGGCTGCCGACGGGGTGATCGTCCCCGTCCAGTGCGAGTACCTCTCCCTGCGCGGGCTGATCCAGCTCGAGAACACCCTGACGATGATCCGCGAGAACCTCAATCCGGACGTCCGCATTCGCGGCATCCTGCCGACGATGTTCGACGGGCGCACCTTGCACTCCCGTGAGGCGGTCGAGATCCTGCAGGAGAACTTCGGCGACCTCGTGTTCGAGACCAAGATCCGCAAGACCGTCCGCTACGCCGAAGCGCCCGTGAAGGGCACGTCCGTGCTCAAGTACGATACAAAGGGCAAGGCCGCCCGGGCCTACCGGGATCTGGCCGGGGAGGTGCTGCGAGATGGCTAAGCGCAACAGCATGCGGGACGGCCCGCTCGCCCAGCTGTTCAAGGCGACCGACGCGGGGCAGGCCGCCGACAAGCCCGAGGAGCCGGAGGAGCCCGCGCGCGGCCGCGCGAAGCGGGCGGCCCCGCCGTCCGAGCCGGCGCGCCCCCAGCTTATCGACCTGCCGGACCCCGAGGACTCGGGCGCCTCACGCTTCCCCAGGCCTGACGGCCAGCCGTACCTGGCGGTGATCCGCGTGGTCGGCGTCGGCGGCGGCGGCTGCAATGCGATCAACCGGATGATCGAGGCCGACGTCAAGGGCGTCGAGTTCATCGCGGTCAACACCGACATCCAGCAGCTGCAGATGTCGGACGCGCCGACCAAGATCCACATCGGGCGCGAGCAGACCCAGGGGCTGGGCTCCGGGGCCGACCCGGAGGTGGGCCGCCAGGCTGCGGAGGGGAGCTACGACCGCATCAAGACCGTGCTGCGCGGGTCGGACATGGTGTTCGTGACCGCCGGCGAGGGCGGCGGCACGGGAACCGGCGCGGCGCCGGTGATCGCGCGCATCGCGCGCGAGGTGGGGGCCCTCACGGTCGGCATCGTCACGTCGCCGTTCGGCTTCGAGGGCTCGCGGCGCAGCTCGCAGGCGCGCGGCGGCGTCGAGGCGCTGCGCGATGCGTCCGACACGGTGATCGTGATCCCCAACGACCGGCTGCTCGAGGTGCTCGAGAAGGGCACCAGCCTGGTCGAGGCGTTCAGGATCGCCGACGACGTGCTTCGCCAGGGTGTGCAGGGCATCTGCGACCTGATCACGCTCCCCGGGCTGATCAATCTCGACTTCGCCGACGTCAAGGCCGTCATGTCCGGCGCAGGCACCGCGATGATGGGCATCGGCGTGGCAACCGGGCCGAACAGGGCTGCCGAGGCCGCCACCCGGGCAGTGCACAGTCCGCTGATCGACCACGAGGTGCGAGGGGCGCGCGGCATCCTGCTGTCGATCTCGGGCGGCAGCGACGTGTCGCTGCACGAGGTCAACGAGGCCGCCGAGATCGTCCGCGCTGCCTCTGACGACCGCACGAACATCATCTTCGGCGCCACGGTCGACGAGCAGCTGGCCGGGCAGATGTGGGTGACGGTCGTTGCCACCGGGTTCTCGCTCACCGGTTCCCCCGGCACCGGTCCCGCGCGCGCTGAGCGACCGGTCACGCCGGCGCCGGACGATCTGCTCGAGCCGCCGAGCTTCCTGCAGGGATAGCGCCGTGCGCGGCGCGATCGCGGCGGGTCATGAGATGACCGCGCGCGCCGGCGCGGCGGCGCTCGAAGCGGGCGGCACTGCGGTCGACGCCGTCGTGGCGGCCGGTGTCATGTCGTGGGCGGCGGAGTCCGCGCTCACCGGCCCGTGCGGCGGCGGATTCGTGCTCGTCCGGCCCGCCCGCGGCGGGCCGTCGCTGCTCGACGCGTTTGCGGCGATCCCGGGCCGCGACGTGCCCGGCTCGCGGCGGCTGGTCGACATGGAGTCCGTCCTCGTCCCGTTCGACGAGCAGACCACCCAGGTCTTCCACATCGGACCGGCCACCTGCGCGGTGCCCGGCGTTCTGGCCGGGCTGCATGCCGTCCACCGCCGCTTCGGCCGGCTGCCGTGGCGCGACCTGGCGATGCCGGCGGCCGAGGCGGCTTCGGCCGGTGTCCCGACGAACGCCGGCCAGAGCCGGGTGTTCGAGGCGATTCGCGTGATCCTGACCAGCACGCCGGAGGCGCGGACGATCTTCGAGCCGGACGGGCGCTACGTCGCCGAAGGCGACGCGGTGCGGCAGCCCGAGCTGGCCGAGTCGATCGCGCGGCTCGCGGAGCGCGGCCCGGACGAGCTCTATCGCGGCGACCTGGGCCGGGCGGTGGTCGCCCACCAGCACGAGACGGGCGGACGCCTGACGATGGCCGACCTCGCCGCCTACCGGCCGGTGTGGCGGCGGCCGCTGCGGATTGGCTACCGCGATGTCGAGCTCTCCACGAACCCCCCGCCGTCGAGTGGCGGCGTGCTGATCGCCTACATGCTCGCGGTGCTCGGCCCGGTGACGGAGGGGATGGCGGCCGGCGACGCGAGCACGCTGCGCGCGCTGGCCGAGGCGATGCGCGCCGCAGGCCGGCGGCGTGACGCCGCCTTCTCGCGCTTGCTTCATCGCGGCGGCCTGGCGCGGCACCTGCTGGCGGACGCCTCCGTGCGCGCCGGCCGGGACGAGGTTGCGGCGGCGCTGCGAGGCGCCCCCACCGAGTCGCGGCCGCTCGTCAGCGATCGCGGCACCACGCACATCTCGGTCGTTGACGCCGAGGGCAACGCGGCCGCGTTCACCGCCTCGAACGGCAGCCACTCCGGCGTCTTCGTGCCCGGGACCGGCCTGCACCTGAACAACATGATGGGCGAGGAGGATCTGGCAGCAGGCCGTCATCTCAGCCCGGGCACCCGCCTCACGAGCATGCAGGCACCGACCATCCTCGAGCGTGACGGCGCGGTGCGGCTGGTGGTCGGCTCGAGCGGATCGAACCGGCTGCGGTCCGCAATCACGCAGGTGATCCGCAACGTGGTCGACCACGGGATGGACGTCCAGGACGCCGTGTCATTCCCGCGCGTGCACGTCGAGGGAGGGCGGCTGGACTGCGAGGGCGGGCTTGACCCCGCGCAGCTCGACCGGCTGGAGCGCTGGGGCGAGCAGCTGGTGCGGTTCGAGGGCCTCAACCTCTACTTCGGCGGGGCGAATGCGGTGCTGGCGGACGAGGACGGTACGCTCTCGGCGGCGGGCGATCCCCGCAGGTCCTGCTTCGGCCTGGTGCTCGGCGAGGCGTCCTAGATGGCAGCGGCCGCCGCGGCCCGCCGCCCCCTGGACGCGACGTACACGCCGGCGAGCACGAGCACGGCGCCCGGCACGAACGTCGTGGGCAGCGGGTCTCGGAGGAGCAGCCACGACAGCCCTGCGCCAAGGATGGGCTGGGCGTAGAGCGAGGCGCCCACAGCCGCGGCGGGCAGGCCGTGCAGCGCCCGGTTCCACAGCACGTAGGCGACCACG from Gaiellales bacterium carries:
- the ftsZ gene encoding cell division protein FtsZ, whose protein sequence is MAKRNSMRDGPLAQLFKATDAGQAADKPEEPEEPARGRAKRAAPPSEPARPQLIDLPDPEDSGASRFPRPDGQPYLAVIRVVGVGGGGCNAINRMIEADVKGVEFIAVNTDIQQLQMSDAPTKIHIGREQTQGLGSGADPEVGRQAAEGSYDRIKTVLRGSDMVFVTAGEGGGTGTGAAPVIARIAREVGALTVGIVTSPFGFEGSRRSSQARGGVEALRDASDTVIVIPNDRLLEVLEKGTSLVEAFRIADDVLRQGVQGICDLITLPGLINLDFADVKAVMSGAGTAMMGIGVATGPNRAAEAATRAVHSPLIDHEVRGARGILLSISGGSDVSLHEVNEAAEIVRAASDDRTNIIFGATVDEQLAGQMWVTVVATGFSLTGSPGTGPARAERPVTPAPDDLLEPPSFLQG
- a CDS encoding DMT family transporter, encoding MLVEIAARGGVNGAGPRTWLMVLYLGIGNSVVAYVLWNRALHGLPAAAVGASLYAQPILGAGLSWLLLRDPLPTTFVPGAVLVLAGVYVASRGRRAAAAAAI
- a CDS encoding gamma-glutamyltransferase codes for the protein MTARAGAAALEAGGTAVDAVVAAGVMSWAAESALTGPCGGGFVLVRPARGGPSLLDAFAAIPGRDVPGSRRLVDMESVLVPFDEQTTQVFHIGPATCAVPGVLAGLHAVHRRFGRLPWRDLAMPAAEAASAGVPTNAGQSRVFEAIRVILTSTPEARTIFEPDGRYVAEGDAVRQPELAESIARLAERGPDELYRGDLGRAVVAHQHETGGRLTMADLAAYRPVWRRPLRIGYRDVELSTNPPPSSGGVLIAYMLAVLGPVTEGMAAGDASTLRALAEAMRAAGRRRDAAFSRLLHRGGLARHLLADASVRAGRDEVAAALRGAPTESRPLVSDRGTTHISVVDAEGNAAAFTASNGSHSGVFVPGTGLHLNNMMGEEDLAAGRHLSPGTRLTSMQAPTILERDGAVRLVVGSSGSNRLRSAITQVIRNVVDHGMDVQDAVSFPRVHVEGGRLDCEGGLDPAQLDRLERWGEQLVRFEGLNLYFGGANAVLADEDGTLSAAGDPRRSCFGLVLGEAS
- a CDS encoding AAA family ATPase, whose translation is MQFGTGSAAEALDEQSRPDLSIVGGVAVGQVIALANQKGGVAKTTTTLNLGAALVERGRRVLCVDLDPQSNLTMSQGIDPDDLDRTMFDVLVHKTPIEDVIQHREVDLAASSIDLAGAELALSSMIGRERALQKALLPVRGRYDFVLIDTPPSLGLLTINALTAADGVIVPVQCEYLSLRGLIQLENTLTMIRENLNPDVRIRGILPTMFDGRTLHSREAVEILQENFGDLVFETKIRKTVRYAEAPVKGTSVLKYDTKGKAARAYRDLAGEVLRDG